In Pseudomonas flavescens, the sequence AATGCCGAGGAAGACCGCAAGTTCGAAGAACTGGCCACCGCCCGTAACCAGGGCGACCAGCTGGTTCACGCCACACGCAAGATGCTCACCGAAGCGGGCGACAAGGCCACTGCGGATGAGAAAGCGGCCATCGAAACGGCCCTCGGCGAGCTGGAAGTTGCCGTCAAGGGTGACGACAAGGCGGCCATCGAAGCGAAGATGAATGCGCTGTCCGAGGCAACCACGCCACTGGCGCAGAAAATGTATGCCGAACAGCCGCAGCCAGGTGCTGCCGGTGCGGCGGCGGATGCCGGTGAAACCAAGGGCTCTGCGGACGACGTTGTCGACGCCGAGTTCGAGGAAGTCAAGGACAACAAGTAAGCCCCGGCTTGCCTGTGTTTGCGCCCTGCCGCACGACTGTGCGCCAGGGCGATCCGCCGCGCGGGGGCTTGCTCCCGCGTTGGCGTGTCTGGACGGTACGAATTTTGAGAGTGTTAGAAACCCATGTCTAAACGTGACTACTACGAAGTGCTCGGGGTCGAGCGCGGTGCCAGCGAGGCGGAGCTGAAGAAGGCCTACCGCCGCCTGGCGATGAAGCATCACCCCGATCGCAACCCCGGCGACAAGGCTGCCGAAGACGCCTTCAAGGAGGCCAACGAGGCCTATGAAGTGCTGTCCGATGCGGGCAAGCGCAGCGCTTACGATCAGTACGGTCATGCCGGTGTCGACCCACAAATGGGTGGCGGTGGCGGCTTTGGCGGTGGCAGCGCCAACTTCTCCGATATCTTCGGCGACGTGTTCAGCGATTTCTTCGGTGGCCAGCGTGGCGGTCAGCGCGGCGGTGCGCAGCGCGGCAGCGACCTGCGTTACACCCTGGAGCTGGATCTCGAAGAGGCAGTGCGTGGCACCACGGTGACCATTCGCGTGCCGACTCTGGTCAACTGCAAGGTGTGCGAAGGCTCCGGCGCCAAGAAGGGCACCACTCCGGTCACCTGCACCACGTGCGGAGGCATCGGTCAGGTGCGCATGCAGCAGGGTTTCTTCTCTGTGCAGCAGACCTGCCCGCGCTGCCACGGCAGCGGCAAGATGATCACCGACCCTTGTGGTTCCTGCCACGGTCATGGCCGTGTCGAAGAGCACAAGACGCTGTCGGTCAAGGTACCGGCTGGTGTCGATACCGGCGACCGCATTCGTCTGTCCGGCGAGGGCGAGGCGGGCACCATGGGTGGCCCGGCTGGCGATCTGTATGTGGTCGTCAACGTGCGTGAGCACGCGATCTTCCAGCGCGACGGCAAGCATCTGTACTGCGAAGTACCGATCAGCTTCGCCGATGCTGCGCTGGGCGGCGAGCTGGAAGTGCCGACCCTCGACGGTCGGGTCAAGCTGAAGATCCCGGAAGGCACGCAGACTGGCAAGCTGTTCCGCCTGCGTGGCAAGGGCGTGGCTCCGGTGCGCGGCGGCGGTGCTGGCGACCTGATGTGCAAGGTGGCGGTGGAAACACCGGTCAACCTGGATCGTCGTCAGCGCGAGCTGCTCGACGAGTTCCGTCAGTCCCTGGCGGGCAACAGCTCGCACTCGCCCAAGGCCAATGGCTGGTTCGAAGGCGTCAAGCGCTTCTTCGGCGATCTCTGAAACCAGCCGCACGCTGCAAGTCGGGCGACCAGAAATGGCGTGTCCGGCTCGTAGCTTGAGGCTCGCAGCGTGGAGCTGTTGTTATGCGAATTGCAGTCACAGGCGCCGCCGGGCGCATGGGCAAGAACCTGATCGAAGCCGTGCAGCAAGCCGAAGGTGTTAGCCTCGGCGCGGCGCTGGCACGTCCCGAAAGCACGCTGCTGGGCGCTGATGCCGGCGAGCTGGCCGCGGTCGGCAAGCTGGGTGTGGCCGTTGGCGGCGATCTGCGCGGTGTGCTCGATCAATTCGACGTGCTGATCGATTTCACTCACCCCTCAGTGACGCTGAAGAACCTGGAGCTCTGCCGGCAGGCAGGCAAGGCCATGGTCATCGGCACCACCGGTTTCAGTGCTGCTGAAAAGCAGTTGCTGGTCGAGGCGGGCAAGGATATTCCCATCGTCTTCGCCGCCAACTTCAGCGTGGGCGTCAACCTGTGCCTCAACTTGCTCGATACCGCTGCGCGGGTGCTGGGTGACGACGTGGACATCGAGGTCCTCGAGGCTCACCACCGCCACAAGGTCGATGCGCCGTCCGGTACTGCGCTGCGCATGGGGGAGGTCATCGCCAACGCATTGGGGCGTGATCTCGACAAGGTCGCGGTCTACGGGCGTGAAGGTCAGACTGGCGCTCGTGCCCGCGAAACCATCGGGTTCGCCACGGTGCGCGCCGGCGACGTGGTCGGCGATCACACCGTGCTGTTCGCTGCCGATGGCGAGCGTGTGGAAATCACTCACAAGGCTTCCAGTCGCATGACCTTCGCCAAGGGGGCCGTGCGGGCTGCTTCTTGGCTGCGCGGTCGTTCTGTCGGGCTGTACGATATGCAGGACGTGCTGGGTCTGAAGTGACCCGGATCGGGGTGCGCGTCGAGCCCCTTCGGCAAGCGCCAGGGTGGCTCGGGGCGCAGCGATGCGCCTTGTTGCCGGTTCCTTCAGCCCGCCGTGAATCGGATTTCAGGTTTTTGCCTCTCTATGCCTTTCGAAAAACCGGGTTTTCCTGTAAGCTTTTCGCTTTAGTGTGTCCACTAAAAGTTGCGCAGAATGAATCAATCAAAAAAGCGGGATGACCTTCACACGTCATCCCGCTTTTTTACAATCTGCGTTTGCTCCACGATCTACGGGAGGTCTTCTTGAGTAAGCCAGCCATACTCGCCCTTGCTGACGGCAGCATTTTTCGCGGCGAGGCCATCGGGGCCGACGGCCAGACTGTCGGGGAGGTGGTGTTCAACACCGCCATGACCGGCTATCAGGAAATTCTCACCGATCCGTCATACGCCCAACAAATCGTCACGCTGACCTATCCACATATCGGCAATACCGGCACCACGCCGGAAGACGCCGAGTCGGATCGCGTCTGGGCTGCCGGCCTGATCATTCGTGATCTGCCGCTGACCGCCAGCAACTGGCGCAACAAGCAGTCCCTGTCCGATTACCTCAAGGAAAACGGCACCGTCGCCATCGCCGGTATCGACACTCGCCGCCTGACCCGCATCCTGCGCGAGAAAGGTTCGCAGAACGGCTGCATCCT encodes:
- the dnaJ gene encoding molecular chaperone DnaJ; this translates as MSKRDYYEVLGVERGASEAELKKAYRRLAMKHHPDRNPGDKAAEDAFKEANEAYEVLSDAGKRSAYDQYGHAGVDPQMGGGGGFGGGSANFSDIFGDVFSDFFGGQRGGQRGGAQRGSDLRYTLELDLEEAVRGTTVTIRVPTLVNCKVCEGSGAKKGTTPVTCTTCGGIGQVRMQQGFFSVQQTCPRCHGSGKMITDPCGSCHGHGRVEEHKTLSVKVPAGVDTGDRIRLSGEGEAGTMGGPAGDLYVVVNVREHAIFQRDGKHLYCEVPISFADAALGGELEVPTLDGRVKLKIPEGTQTGKLFRLRGKGVAPVRGGGAGDLMCKVAVETPVNLDRRQRELLDEFRQSLAGNSSHSPKANGWFEGVKRFFGDL
- the dapB gene encoding 4-hydroxy-tetrahydrodipicolinate reductase, which gives rise to MRIAVTGAAGRMGKNLIEAVQQAEGVSLGAALARPESTLLGADAGELAAVGKLGVAVGGDLRGVLDQFDVLIDFTHPSVTLKNLELCRQAGKAMVIGTTGFSAAEKQLLVEAGKDIPIVFAANFSVGVNLCLNLLDTAARVLGDDVDIEVLEAHHRHKVDAPSGTALRMGEVIANALGRDLDKVAVYGREGQTGARARETIGFATVRAGDVVGDHTVLFAADGERVEITHKASSRMTFAKGAVRAASWLRGRSVGLYDMQDVLGLK